Proteins found in one Promicromonospora sukumoe genomic segment:
- a CDS encoding cytochrome b, with protein sequence MRWRNGDQGYGIVTKVLHWATVALLVAQLAVGYVMDDDADVPDVDCDPAGEDRSGGDTTDAEEDRFDQLEEACEQAQDVREQDADDAVGSAWSDLWSGGGSGSAGGADGGAFGLLDASGGLGLPAWHVLLGLAIVAIGVLRVVWRRTTPLPPWDPRLTRTDRKVLHHAERTLLAMLFVVPATGIALVVGSTDLLPLHIAAHLCFYVALVAHVGVVVRRRTVGRMIWGRASAVR encoded by the coding sequence ATGAGATGGCGCAACGGTGATCAGGGCTACGGCATCGTCACGAAGGTCCTGCACTGGGCGACGGTCGCGCTGCTCGTGGCCCAGCTCGCCGTGGGTTACGTCATGGACGACGACGCCGACGTGCCCGACGTCGACTGCGACCCGGCGGGGGAGGACCGCAGCGGCGGCGACACGACCGACGCCGAGGAGGACCGGTTCGACCAGCTCGAGGAGGCGTGCGAGCAGGCGCAGGACGTCCGGGAGCAGGACGCCGACGACGCCGTCGGCTCGGCGTGGTCGGATCTCTGGTCGGGCGGCGGGTCCGGCAGCGCGGGTGGGGCCGACGGCGGCGCGTTCGGCCTCCTCGACGCCTCCGGCGGGCTCGGGCTGCCCGCGTGGCACGTGCTGCTGGGGCTGGCGATCGTCGCGATCGGCGTCCTGCGCGTGGTGTGGCGCCGGACGACGCCGCTGCCGCCCTGGGACCCGCGGCTGACGCGCACCGACCGCAAGGTGCTGCACCACGCCGAGCGCACCCTGCTCGCGATGCTCTTCGTGGTCCCGGCGACCGGCATCGCGCTCGTGGTCGGCAGCACCGACCTCCTGCCGCTCCACATCGCCGCGCACCTCTGCTTCTACGTGGCGCTCGTGGCGCACGTCGGTGTCGTGGTCCGACGGCGGACGGTGGGCCGGATGATCTGGGGACGGGCCAGCGCAGTGAGATGA